One Fervidobacterium thailandense DNA segment encodes these proteins:
- a CDS encoding ABC transporter ATP-binding protein, protein MLKLNGVTVKFSGLVAVDNLSMEVESGTVHSLIGPNGAGKTTVFNVISGLVKHEGRVYLDGVDLTEVPVHKRVDYGLGRSFQNVIIYKYLNVLNNLMLGYHHRLTYGLFDELLETPKYSALERKAMLKAIEVADLIGIKPLLGVLAGTLPYGYQKLIDIARALMSEPKIIMLDEPAAGLTDAETEMLKEKIRVIKNQGITVFLIEHDMRLVLDISDKVTVLNLGKKIAEGKPEEIVHHPEVIKAYLGTSYSEVK, encoded by the coding sequence GTGCTGAAACTTAATGGTGTCACCGTAAAGTTTTCCGGACTCGTGGCCGTCGATAACTTGAGTATGGAAGTTGAGAGTGGTACTGTCCATTCCCTTATCGGTCCGAACGGAGCGGGAAAGACGACCGTCTTCAACGTCATTTCCGGACTTGTGAAACACGAAGGACGTGTTTATTTGGATGGAGTTGATTTGACCGAGGTGCCTGTTCACAAGAGGGTTGATTATGGCTTGGGAAGGAGTTTTCAGAATGTTATTATTTACAAATACCTCAACGTCCTGAACAACCTCATGCTCGGTTACCATCACCGATTGACGTACGGTTTGTTTGATGAACTGCTGGAAACTCCCAAGTACTCCGCTCTTGAGAGGAAAGCGATGCTCAAGGCTATCGAGGTTGCGGACCTTATTGGTATAAAACCCTTACTCGGTGTCCTTGCGGGAACACTTCCGTACGGGTACCAAAAACTTATCGATATAGCAAGAGCGTTGATGAGCGAACCGAAGATAATCATGCTTGACGAACCGGCAGCTGGTTTGACCGACGCCGAGACCGAAATGCTGAAGGAAAAGATTAGGGTTATAAAAAACCAGGGAATTACGGTGTTTTTGATCGAGCACGACATGCGACTTGTGCTCGATATCTCCGACAAGGTTACGGTGCTAAATCTTGGTAAAAAAATTGCGGAAGGTAAGCCCGAAGAGATAGTGCACCATCCAGAGGTTATCAAGGCTTACCTGGGAACTTCGTATTCAGAGGTGAAATGA
- a CDS encoding DUF4438 domain-containing protein has translation MLRTNKDLVVKLSILVEVAHPVTRMPVVDSYGKVYYVPGVGGITYNFGLGDNAFSMHGDHIEPDISAKNSNKDLNPTCMALACIGNEAVVISGDGKGMRGYVIGKHGGIDHVLIWMPEKDKLAIGDKIQIKAWGQGLELLDYPDVRLMNIDPELFEKIPIVEHNGKLEVPVAAIVPAHLTGSGIGASNPAGTDYDMNTMDMDEIRKYGLDKVRIGDLVAIKDHYNSHGAGGYKVGAMSIGVVVHSNCYKTGHGPGMVVIMSSVEGKIVPRIDENSNIKNYLGI, from the coding sequence ATGCTCAGGACGAACAAGGATCTAGTTGTTAAGCTTTCGATACTCGTCGAAGTTGCTCATCCGGTAACAAGGATGCCTGTGGTCGACAGCTATGGTAAAGTCTACTACGTGCCGGGAGTTGGGGGAATCACTTACAACTTTGGGCTTGGTGATAACGCATTTTCGATGCACGGAGACCACATTGAACCGGATATTAGTGCGAAGAACTCCAATAAAGACTTGAATCCCACGTGCATGGCGCTTGCGTGCATCGGTAACGAGGCGGTTGTGATTTCCGGAGATGGTAAGGGGATGAGAGGTTACGTTATCGGTAAACATGGTGGTATCGATCACGTTCTTATTTGGATGCCGGAAAAAGACAAACTGGCGATCGGGGATAAGATCCAAATCAAAGCCTGGGGGCAAGGTTTGGAGTTGCTCGACTATCCCGATGTGAGGTTGATGAACATTGATCCGGAACTTTTCGAGAAGATACCGATCGTGGAACACAACGGCAAACTTGAAGTTCCGGTAGCCGCAATCGTTCCGGCGCATCTGACAGGTTCCGGTATCGGTGCTTCAAATCCGGCCGGAACCGACTATGATATGAACACGATGGATATGGACGAGATCAGGAAATACGGGCTGGATAAGGTTCGCATTGGGGATTTGGTGGCCATAAAGGACCATTACAACTCGCACGGTGCGGGAGGTTACAAAGTCGGTGCGATGTCAATTGGTGTTGTAGTGCACTCTAACTGTTATAAAACTGGCCACGGACCTGGGATGGTTGTGATAATGTCGAGTGTTGAGGGGAAGATAGTACCGAGGATCGATGAAAATAGCAATATTAAGAACTACCTTGGTATCTGA
- a CDS encoding branched-chain amino acid ABC transporter permease: MINQVLLGLSNGAMYSLVAIGLVMMYKVSGVMNFAYGNMGMFVTYLVWWLTSVIGLNLYVGIVLGIVFAALMGIAVERFGLRPIRHLSHGSMLIVTFGVLMILEGLAVQIWGTDYKPFPELVTGAPLVFKGNFGIIVLRRQDILVFATLLTISLALLLFTKYTKFGIAVRAVSENEEVAGYMGINVGAVLSFSWAFGVSMAALVGFISAPKVFVSPLMLLFYQIQGFTAAVLGGFETFTGAVFGGLILGVLEKLVERYISEGFKATFSLAIIIIVLMFFPKGLFGKSLRRRV, from the coding sequence GTGATCAATCAAGTGCTACTCGGCCTTTCGAACGGTGCGATGTATTCGCTGGTTGCGATTGGACTCGTGATGATGTACAAGGTCAGCGGTGTCATGAATTTTGCTTACGGAAATATGGGAATGTTCGTCACCTACCTGGTATGGTGGTTAACGTCCGTGATTGGGCTCAACCTTTACGTGGGTATTGTGTTGGGGATCGTTTTTGCGGCACTGATGGGAATTGCTGTTGAACGGTTCGGACTTCGACCGATTCGACACCTATCGCACGGCTCAATGCTAATCGTTACGTTCGGTGTTCTTATGATACTCGAGGGTTTGGCTGTGCAGATATGGGGAACCGATTACAAACCGTTTCCGGAGTTGGTCACCGGAGCACCGCTGGTTTTCAAAGGGAATTTCGGGATTATCGTTCTGAGGCGCCAAGACATATTGGTTTTCGCGACTTTGTTGACAATTTCCTTGGCGCTGCTTTTGTTCACAAAGTACACGAAATTCGGCATCGCGGTTCGCGCGGTTTCAGAAAACGAAGAAGTTGCGGGTTACATGGGAATCAATGTGGGAGCCGTTCTATCTTTCTCCTGGGCCTTTGGCGTTTCGATGGCCGCACTCGTGGGATTTATATCGGCACCGAAGGTATTTGTGTCACCACTCATGCTCCTGTTCTACCAAATCCAAGGATTCACAGCGGCAGTTTTGGGCGGTTTCGAGACGTTCACGGGGGCGGTCTTTGGGGGGTTGATACTCGGAGTTCTGGAGAAACTCGTTGAGCGATACATTTCCGAAGGGTTTAAGGCGACTTTTTCGTTGGCGATTATCATAATCGTGCTGATGTTCTTCCCTAAGGGATTATTTGGCAAGAGTTTAAGGAGGCGAGTGTGA
- a CDS encoding acetyl-CoA hydrolase/transferase family protein: protein MDFKEIYRRKVVDVEHVLSVLQDGWTVVVGMTPMEPKVFQRNLHKANVQKLEVFTCLNTEPYEYYTNPEYSERFYNYSWFFGPFNRKNSKNTFYVPNNLHQAATNLIETTKINIFVGVASPMDEKGFLTLGASVVYEKDVLENADIVVLEVNPNVPRTHGDTQVHITEVDYIIETDYPLPEVELLKPEEIERKIAENIMNLIEDGSTIQLGIGGIPNAVAQFLKEKKDLGVHTEMFTESMIDLFEAGAITNMKKTLWKGKFVCTFAYGTRRMYDFVNDNPAVLFLRGRYVNDPYVVAQNEKMVSINTALMVDLTGNVCSEAIGTSHYSGTGGQLDTHRGAVKSKGGKGIIALRSTAKEGTVSTIVPTLPAGSPITVPRQDVDYVVTEWGVAHLRGLSVRKRALALIEIAHPDFREYLRNEAEKLGII from the coding sequence ATGGATTTTAAGGAGATTTATAGGCGTAAGGTAGTTGACGTTGAACACGTGCTGTCTGTTCTTCAGGATGGTTGGACCGTTGTTGTCGGTATGACACCAATGGAACCAAAAGTATTCCAGAGGAATTTACACAAGGCAAACGTTCAAAAGCTTGAGGTGTTCACCTGTTTGAACACGGAACCTTACGAGTACTACACCAATCCGGAGTACAGCGAAAGGTTCTACAATTACTCCTGGTTCTTCGGGCCTTTCAACAGGAAGAACTCGAAAAACACGTTCTACGTTCCGAACAACCTCCACCAGGCGGCGACCAATCTTATTGAGACGACGAAGATAAACATCTTCGTGGGTGTAGCATCCCCAATGGACGAGAAGGGATTTCTCACGCTCGGAGCCAGTGTGGTTTACGAAAAGGACGTGTTGGAAAATGCGGACATCGTGGTACTTGAGGTCAATCCCAACGTTCCGCGGACGCACGGTGATACGCAGGTTCATATAACGGAGGTTGATTACATAATCGAGACTGATTATCCACTACCGGAAGTTGAGTTACTCAAGCCCGAAGAAATTGAGAGAAAGATTGCCGAGAACATTATGAACCTTATAGAAGATGGTTCTACAATCCAGCTGGGTATTGGTGGAATCCCGAACGCGGTTGCCCAGTTCTTGAAGGAAAAAAAGGACCTTGGTGTTCACACGGAGATGTTCACCGAAAGTATGATAGACCTCTTCGAAGCCGGTGCGATAACGAACATGAAGAAGACACTTTGGAAGGGTAAATTCGTCTGTACGTTCGCTTACGGAACCAGGAGGATGTACGATTTCGTGAACGATAACCCGGCGGTTCTCTTCTTGCGAGGACGGTACGTGAACGATCCCTATGTGGTCGCGCAAAACGAGAAGATGGTGAGTATAAACACGGCACTGATGGTGGATTTAACCGGAAACGTTTGCTCGGAAGCCATCGGTACAAGCCATTACAGTGGTACCGGAGGACAACTTGATACGCATCGAGGTGCTGTAAAAAGTAAGGGAGGAAAAGGTATCATCGCGCTTCGGTCCACTGCGAAAGAGGGGACTGTATCAACCATCGTCCCCACGTTACCAGCCGGTTCTCCAATAACGGTTCCGCGTCAGGATGTCGATTACGTGGTCACCGAATGGGGTGTTGCACACTTACGGGGACTTTCGGTGAGAAAACGTGCACTTGCATTGATTGAAATTGCGCATCCCGATTTCAGAGAGTATCTGCGTAACGAGGCCGAGAAACTGGGTATAATCTGA
- a CDS encoding alpha/beta fold hydrolase, which produces MPHVSVNGVRIFYELRGNPNSKEVVAFFNGVIASVGSWAQYVPVFEHMGFKILLHDFKGQLLSDKPAGPYTFKEHAAEARVLMEQLGIECVHLVGTSYGGEVALRFAIDYPEMVKTLCVIDSASELDRLMMSFIESWRTLALDGEPEKFYWGVVPTLYSSEYLAREFDTVKKRAELFKNVLQDYFYGQVQLYETFLTDLKLTPELHKIKCPTLVICGEKDILKPPKFSKIISDQIVGSEFVIVPDAGHVLIYEKPEVLKTLLVGFIFKHVV; this is translated from the coding sequence ATGCCGCATGTAAGTGTAAATGGAGTACGGATATTTTACGAGCTACGTGGGAATCCCAATTCGAAAGAAGTGGTCGCGTTTTTCAACGGAGTGATAGCTTCCGTAGGAAGTTGGGCTCAGTACGTACCAGTTTTCGAGCATATGGGTTTCAAAATCCTACTTCACGATTTCAAAGGTCAACTACTCTCCGATAAGCCGGCTGGACCGTACACGTTCAAAGAACATGCGGCTGAAGCGAGGGTGTTGATGGAGCAACTCGGAATCGAGTGTGTACATCTGGTTGGAACTTCGTATGGTGGGGAGGTGGCCTTACGCTTTGCCATAGACTACCCGGAAATGGTGAAGACGTTATGTGTAATAGATTCGGCGAGCGAGCTTGACAGGTTGATGATGTCGTTCATCGAAAGTTGGAGGACCCTGGCACTCGATGGCGAACCCGAAAAGTTCTACTGGGGTGTGGTTCCTACACTGTACAGTTCTGAGTACCTTGCAAGGGAATTTGATACGGTGAAGAAACGCGCCGAACTTTTCAAGAATGTATTGCAGGACTATTTCTACGGTCAAGTGCAACTGTACGAAACGTTCCTGACGGACCTGAAACTGACTCCAGAACTCCATAAAATCAAGTGCCCAACTCTTGTGATTTGTGGGGAAAAAGATATCCTGAAGCCCCCGAAGTTTTCGAAGATAATTTCGGATCAAATCGTAGGAAGTGAGTTTGTTATCGTTCCGGATGCTGGACATGTGCTGATATACGAAAAGCCGGAGGTTCTGAAAACACTCCTTGTCGGTTTCATCTTTAAGCACGTCGTCTGA
- a CDS encoding ABC transporter ATP-binding protein: protein MLNGDIYLKALNVFYGPVHAVKGVELKIEEGKITTILGANGAGKSSTLKAIAGGVRYSGSITVGNVPIDVMPVHRRVANGIVLCPEGRGIFYTMTVKENLLAGAYTRKRAKLELAFEIFPVLKERINQIAGTLSGGEQQMLAIARALMAEPRYLLLDEPSLGLAPVVIEKIAEVIREINKRGITVVLVEQNTSLALSLAHKAYILENGRVAIEGKPEELMRSDVVRQKYLGGVSK from the coding sequence ATGTTGAACGGGGATATATACCTTAAGGCTTTGAATGTGTTTTACGGTCCGGTCCACGCGGTAAAAGGAGTGGAGCTGAAAATTGAGGAAGGAAAGATCACAACCATCCTCGGTGCCAACGGTGCCGGAAAGTCTTCCACACTCAAGGCGATCGCTGGTGGTGTTCGTTACAGTGGGAGTATCACCGTTGGCAACGTGCCTATAGATGTTATGCCAGTTCACAGAAGAGTTGCGAACGGTATCGTGCTATGCCCGGAGGGACGTGGAATCTTCTACACGATGACCGTAAAGGAGAACTTACTTGCCGGTGCCTACACACGCAAGCGTGCTAAGTTGGAACTGGCGTTTGAAATCTTCCCGGTTTTAAAGGAGAGGATTAACCAGATAGCCGGAACACTTTCGGGTGGCGAACAGCAGATGCTCGCGATAGCGCGTGCACTCATGGCCGAACCAAGGTATCTTCTACTTGACGAACCTTCGCTCGGACTTGCCCCCGTTGTTATCGAAAAGATTGCCGAGGTAATTCGAGAAATAAACAAACGTGGAATTACCGTAGTCCTGGTCGAGCAGAACACGAGCTTAGCACTCTCGCTGGCTCACAAGGCATACATCCTCGAAAACGGTCGTGTTGCAATTGAAGGGAAGCCCGAGGAGCTGATGCGGAGCGATGTGGTGAGGCAGAAATACCTTGGAGGTGTTTCAAAGTGA
- a CDS encoding TetR/AcrR family transcriptional regulator, with product MESRARRRVPRRVDGIETKNRIKLAAVELFSNSNFSSVSISQITKKAELSAGAFYQYYINKEELFREIVEEFFQQLEASIVGDTLSKSGVSFLEFCRNNAKLVKVVHLNEYFFEWIRNEFESILRKVSKRFGLTSVGHFYFWSPLRFVAAFSDLVEAEINNEEFVRFVMSGPVDGCVEDVPQKAFDFSPERHVIEIDERREQILANAETLFGTYGYDKTQVYDIVRACGMAVGTFYLYFKNKLEVLHELVRWISKGLRYNVKLAVEKCRDCPRLVQEIAGLYAFVKFFKMHFNMYKIVRESQSIDVAIAREYYGSIYHPYTVALSRAIEEGKLKPKVSELNRERLVSYLALMLMSYGHFIGERFLLSGVIDEQDNGELENFLEELFVYICKGLEDVHS from the coding sequence TTGGAAAGCAGGGCCAGGAGAAGAGTTCCACGACGTGTGGATGGAATAGAGACAAAGAATAGGATTAAGTTGGCCGCTGTTGAACTTTTCAGTAACTCGAATTTCTCGAGTGTGTCCATAAGCCAGATTACTAAAAAGGCTGAGCTGAGTGCTGGGGCGTTCTACCAGTACTACATAAACAAGGAGGAGCTCTTCAGGGAAATTGTGGAGGAGTTCTTCCAGCAACTGGAGGCAAGCATCGTTGGAGATACGTTGAGTAAGAGCGGGGTCAGTTTTCTGGAGTTTTGCAGGAACAACGCTAAGCTGGTCAAGGTTGTGCACCTGAACGAGTACTTTTTCGAGTGGATTCGGAACGAATTCGAGTCGATACTCAGAAAAGTGTCAAAACGGTTCGGACTCACGAGTGTTGGACACTTTTACTTCTGGTCACCTCTCAGATTCGTTGCGGCTTTTTCGGATCTTGTTGAGGCTGAGATCAACAACGAGGAGTTCGTAAGGTTCGTAATGAGCGGTCCTGTTGATGGATGTGTGGAAGACGTACCGCAAAAAGCATTCGATTTTTCTCCGGAAAGGCACGTAATCGAGATAGACGAAAGACGTGAGCAAATCCTTGCAAACGCCGAGACGCTATTTGGGACCTACGGGTACGATAAAACACAGGTCTACGATATTGTCCGAGCGTGCGGTATGGCCGTTGGCACGTTTTACCTTTATTTCAAGAACAAGCTGGAGGTACTCCACGAACTGGTTCGGTGGATAAGCAAGGGTTTGAGGTACAACGTGAAGCTAGCCGTTGAGAAGTGCAGGGACTGTCCGAGGTTGGTCCAGGAAATAGCCGGTCTGTACGCGTTCGTAAAGTTCTTCAAAATGCACTTTAACATGTACAAGATTGTCCGCGAGAGTCAGTCGATCGATGTTGCAATCGCCAGGGAGTACTACGGTTCCATATACCATCCTTACACGGTCGCTTTGAGTAGGGCAATCGAGGAAGGGAAGTTGAAGCCGAAGGTTTCGGAATTAAACCGGGAACGTCTGGTCTCTTACCTTGCACTGATGCTCATGAGCTACGGACATTTCATCGGTGAACGTTTCCTACTCTCGGGTGTCATAGATGAACAGGATAACGGAGAGTTGGAGAATTTTCTCGAGGAGTTGTTTGTGTACATCTGCAAAGGTCTTGAGGACGTGCACAGTTGA
- a CDS encoding 3-oxoacyl-ACP synthase III family protein, which produces MKYAKIISSGMYVPQRIMTNAEFEKLTMFTIDPYFSETIGINHRHVSEDWETPTYMAAEAAKKALERIGMKPEEIDLVIVGTDTPESISPPDAARVQYLIGAHKAEAMAFNVNASCANGALLVDIAARYIALGDYRNVLVIGTYAMTKFLSWKYSWEALFSDGAGALILTASDEPGYIGSVARADGSWWQNWGIYMGAGTMNLQGFERGLHKLDLRAAYPATVNEEGWPLLINKLLDKYNLTKDDIGMILFTQVRKKTIEKVMETLGLPLEKTHMVMHKYGYTGSACVYMAYDDAFDEGKIEKIKGKVLIFLTSGVGFQQVATAFRII; this is translated from the coding sequence ATGAAGTACGCAAAGATCATCTCTTCGGGTATGTACGTTCCACAGAGGATTATGACGAACGCGGAGTTTGAGAAACTTACGATGTTCACCATCGACCCGTACTTTTCCGAAACGATCGGTATCAACCACAGACACGTTTCAGAGGATTGGGAAACACCAACGTACATGGCGGCCGAGGCGGCGAAAAAGGCGCTTGAACGAATAGGGATGAAACCCGAGGAAATCGACTTGGTCATCGTGGGTACCGATACGCCCGAGAGTATTTCGCCCCCGGATGCTGCGCGTGTTCAATACCTTATTGGTGCACACAAGGCTGAAGCTATGGCGTTCAACGTGAATGCTTCTTGTGCGAACGGGGCTCTGTTGGTTGATATAGCGGCCAGGTACATAGCTCTTGGAGATTACAGGAATGTACTGGTGATAGGTACCTACGCGATGACGAAGTTCTTGAGCTGGAAGTATTCCTGGGAAGCGCTGTTCAGTGATGGTGCCGGAGCACTCATACTGACGGCATCGGATGAGCCAGGATACATCGGAAGTGTTGCGAGGGCGGATGGTAGCTGGTGGCAGAACTGGGGTATCTACATGGGAGCCGGTACGATGAACCTTCAGGGATTTGAGAGGGGATTGCACAAGCTCGACCTCAGGGCCGCGTATCCGGCTACCGTGAACGAAGAAGGATGGCCGTTGCTGATTAATAAGTTGTTGGATAAGTATAATCTGACCAAGGATGACATAGGTATGATCCTCTTCACCCAGGTTCGCAAGAAGACGATTGAAAAGGTTATGGAAACACTCGGACTTCCTCTTGAAAAAACGCACATGGTCATGCACAAGTACGGTTACACGGGTTCGGCGTGCGTTTACATGGCCTACGACGACGCGTTCGACGAGGGAAAGATAGAGAAGATTAAAGGAAAAGTCCTGATATTCTTAACTTCCGGGGTTGGTTTCCAGCAAGTTGCGACGGCGTTCAGAATCATCTAA
- a CDS encoding ABC transporter substrate-binding protein yields the protein MKKLLVVLVALLIFASLFAEVGVYPDKIVIGTFQALSGPYAIIGQEMTKGMRAYFNWINKRGGVYGRKIELIVADDQLNPAKTVVEVKRLVEQDKVFAIVGGLGTYGCLAVMDYLEQNKVPFVYQGAGTSKLVIPPKRYIFGVQPDYTLEGTLIAKYVTEIAKFKAPAIVYMNNDIGLEGYAAFKEKLGDYKMSTVAEVSYNPADTDYSGLVVRLLEKNPDVIVIYGLITDTVRWIKTIRDYGLQSKIITIYPNADPSFVQLAGKYAEGVILTGWVPLATPDRPDFVRDYQRAVSIFQETYPKQAMSSYAVAGFIAAEVFVEGLIRAGKNLTREGLVKALESFKNWDGILAKDITWGPNLRRGKNSMYFMTIKNGQFLPLTDLIRP from the coding sequence ATGAAAAAACTTCTGGTGGTTTTGGTAGCTTTGTTGATATTTGCGAGCTTGTTTGCGGAAGTTGGCGTTTATCCAGATAAGATCGTCATCGGGACGTTCCAAGCATTATCGGGGCCGTACGCGATAATCGGTCAAGAAATGACCAAAGGTATGCGGGCCTACTTCAACTGGATCAACAAACGTGGAGGAGTTTATGGCAGGAAGATTGAGCTCATCGTTGCCGACGACCAGCTCAACCCAGCTAAGACCGTTGTCGAAGTCAAAAGGCTCGTCGAACAAGACAAAGTCTTTGCCATCGTCGGTGGACTGGGTACTTACGGTTGTCTGGCGGTTATGGACTACCTTGAGCAGAACAAAGTTCCATTCGTTTACCAAGGTGCTGGAACATCCAAGCTCGTTATCCCGCCGAAAAGGTACATCTTCGGTGTCCAACCGGATTACACGCTTGAGGGCACGTTGATTGCAAAATACGTGACCGAAATTGCGAAATTTAAAGCACCGGCGATTGTGTACATGAACAACGATATCGGACTTGAAGGCTACGCAGCGTTTAAGGAAAAACTTGGGGATTACAAGATGAGCACGGTAGCTGAAGTCTCTTACAACCCGGCGGACACGGACTACAGCGGGTTGGTGGTTAGGTTGCTTGAAAAGAACCCAGACGTCATAGTCATCTACGGTTTGATCACCGATACAGTGAGATGGATTAAGACGATTCGTGATTACGGATTGCAGAGCAAGATCATAACAATTTATCCGAACGCCGATCCGTCGTTCGTACAACTCGCAGGTAAGTACGCCGAGGGTGTCATACTGACTGGTTGGGTTCCACTTGCAACCCCCGATAGGCCTGATTTTGTTAGGGACTACCAGCGCGCCGTTTCGATATTCCAGGAAACGTATCCAAAACAGGCCATGTCCTCCTACGCGGTTGCGGGTTTCATTGCGGCGGAAGTGTTCGTTGAGGGCTTGATAAGAGCCGGAAAGAACCTCACACGGGAAGGCTTGGTAAAAGCACTTGAGAGCTTCAAGAACTGGGATGGTATTCTTGCAAAAGATATAACCTGGGGTCCGAACCTCAGACGTGGTAAGAACTCCATGTACTTCATGACGATCAAGAACGGACAATTCCTCCCGTTGACGGATCTCATCAGACCGTAA